A single Vibrio sp. YMD68 DNA region contains:
- a CDS encoding hemolysin family protein: MLLLFIYVFVAIGVSFICSVLEAVLLSITPSYIAQLKQSNHPSASRLAALKQNIDRPLASILTLNTIAHTIGAASAGAQAAAVFGSQWLGVFSAILTLGILVLSEIVPKTIGATYWRQLSPISAVILYWMVWALTPFVWCSEQITKRLANGHQEPKVRDELSAMATLAKESGEFAEGESKILHNLLNLSNVPITQVMTPRPVVFRARAELTIEEFLEEHAETPFSRPLIYSGSKDNILGFVHRLDLFKHKQIGEENRQLGSVMRPIHVVLNTKSVPAAFEQIMALRLQIAMVVDEYGTVLGIVTLEDIFEHLIGEEIIDEADHSVDMQQLAFERWETWKKQHGLIESKADGER; encoded by the coding sequence ATGCTGTTACTTTTCATTTATGTCTTTGTTGCTATCGGCGTCTCTTTCATTTGTTCAGTATTGGAAGCTGTATTACTCAGTATTACCCCAAGCTATATCGCTCAACTAAAACAGAGTAATCACCCATCGGCATCAAGGCTTGCTGCATTAAAACAGAATATTGATCGCCCACTCGCGTCCATTTTAACGTTGAATACTATTGCCCACACTATAGGGGCAGCGAGTGCGGGCGCTCAGGCAGCCGCCGTTTTTGGTAGTCAATGGCTAGGCGTTTTTTCAGCCATACTGACATTGGGGATACTCGTATTGTCTGAAATAGTCCCTAAAACAATCGGAGCAACGTATTGGCGTCAGTTATCGCCCATCTCTGCGGTTATTCTATATTGGATGGTTTGGGCTCTTACACCGTTCGTTTGGTGTTCAGAACAAATCACTAAACGTCTAGCTAATGGGCATCAAGAGCCAAAAGTAAGAGATGAATTGTCAGCGATGGCGACACTCGCAAAAGAAAGCGGAGAGTTTGCTGAAGGAGAGTCTAAGATATTACATAACCTACTTAACCTAAGTAATGTACCAATCACCCAGGTCATGACACCACGTCCAGTGGTATTTCGAGCCCGTGCAGAGCTGACAATCGAAGAGTTTCTCGAAGAACACGCAGAAACCCCTTTCTCTCGTCCTTTGATATACAGTGGTTCTAAGGACAATATCCTCGGATTTGTCCATCGGTTAGACCTATTCAAACACAAGCAAATCGGTGAAGAAAATCGACAACTTGGGTCCGTTATGAGGCCAATCCACGTGGTATTGAACACTAAGTCGGTACCTGCCGCCTTCGAACAAATCATGGCACTACGTCTGCAGATCGCAATGGTTGTCGATGAATATGGTACGGTTCTAGGTATTGTCACACTAGAAGACATTTTTGAGCACTTAATTGGTGAAGAGATCATTGATGAGGCTGATCACTCAGTAGATATGCAGCAACTGGCTTTTGAACGGTGGGAAACTTGGAAAAAACAGCACGGATTAATTGAAAGTAAAGCGGATGGCGAGCGATAG
- a CDS encoding DUF1481 domain-containing protein encodes MKKILLSSLISFSLLGCSSSVSTSNLDQFSDYMGGKTMGDATTFYWYTERLSQPYTAGNYVFSGDYGWYKSDYRWSEGTVRELIREGEQVQGSTLVPYRVHVRFNVNGEAVYQQYRIDDKVLPLNAEQLQRYQLEANSIAEVTKGLDREGNTLIQGYWDGSNFETCSGQSYDQIEFNHTLPTFVVNRLSAFDSYIAVLGKTSTNKIVIEELLMLDDNSHDCIERPSLIEKG; translated from the coding sequence ATGAAAAAAATCCTTTTATCTTCATTAATCAGCTTTTCTCTATTAGGTTGCTCTTCATCCGTATCCACTTCGAATCTTGATCAGTTTTCTGATTACATGGGTGGTAAAACAATGGGTGATGCCACCACATTTTATTGGTATACCGAACGTTTAAGCCAGCCCTACACTGCTGGAAACTATGTATTTTCCGGTGATTACGGATGGTACAAATCGGATTATCGATGGAGTGAAGGAACGGTACGAGAGCTTATTCGTGAAGGTGAACAAGTCCAAGGCTCAACCCTGGTCCCATACCGAGTTCATGTGCGTTTTAATGTTAATGGTGAAGCGGTTTACCAGCAGTATCGCATCGATGATAAGGTGCTGCCGTTAAATGCAGAGCAATTGCAACGTTATCAGCTTGAAGCCAACTCTATTGCAGAGGTAACGAAGGGGCTCGATAGAGAGGGGAATACGCTAATTCAAGGCTACTGGGATGGTTCAAACTTTGAAACCTGCTCCGGTCAATCGTATGATCAAATAGAGTTTAACCATACGTTGCCTACGTTCGTAGTTAACCGTTTATCTGCGTTTGATAGTTATATTGCAGTCTTGGGCAAGACCAGCACTAATAAAATTGTAATAGAAGAGTTATTGATGCTCGACGACAATAGCCATGATTGTATTGAGCGTCCAAGCCTTATCGAGAAAGGGTAG
- a CDS encoding DUF416 family protein: MLQNPIQVRLEKFEPWQQITFMACLCERMYPNYAIFCQNTKFAESRVYRDILDSVWELLTVKSAKINFERQLEKLEEIIPSSEDFDFYGVYPAIDACVGLSTLLHGLLDRDDLYDNMQKLSQISVVTVAQLEEAQTQVEITNDNQKDNEAVCAEWDVQWAIFRPLRESQERDIELIKDLRQELKDEALSNIGISL, translated from the coding sequence ATGCTACAGAATCCTATCCAGGTCCGTCTTGAAAAGTTTGAACCTTGGCAACAAATTACATTTATGGCTTGTCTTTGCGAGCGTATGTACCCTAACTATGCCATATTTTGTCAGAATACAAAATTTGCTGAGAGTCGAGTTTATCGTGACATTCTTGATAGTGTATGGGAGTTGTTGACGGTTAAAAGTGCAAAAATAAACTTTGAGCGCCAGTTAGAGAAACTGGAAGAGATAATCCCAAGTTCAGAAGATTTTGATTTCTATGGCGTATACCCAGCTATTGACGCATGCGTAGGCTTGTCGACTTTATTACACGGCCTCCTAGACCGTGATGATCTATATGACAATATGCAAAAGCTCAGTCAGATTTCTGTGGTGACTGTTGCTCAATTAGAAGAAGCTCAAACTCAGGTTGAAATAACAAACGATAATCAAAAAGACAACGAAGCGGTTTGTGCCGAGTGGGATGTTCAATGGGCTATCTTTAGACCACTAAGAGAATCCCAAGAGCGAGACATAGAGCTGATCAAGGATTTGCGCCAAGAATTAAAAGACGAAGCTTTAAGTAATATTGGAATATCTCTCTAG
- the purD gene encoding phosphoribosylamine--glycine ligase, which produces MNVLIIGAGGREHALGWKAAQNPNVETVFIAPGNAGTALEPKLENVNIDVEDIAGLVAFAQEKKIELTIVGPEAPLVIGVVDAFREVGLPIFGPTQAAAQLEGSKAFTKDFLARHDIPTGSYANFTEIVPALAYVREQGAPIVVKADGLAAGKGVIVAMTLEEAEDAIKDMLAGNAFGEAGSRVVIEEFLEGEEASFIVMVDGSSVLPMATSQDHKRVGDKDTGPNTGGMGAYSPAPVVTPEIHNRILEEVIYPTVRGMDAEGAPYTGFLYAGLMIDADGTPKVIEYNCRFGDPETQPIMMRMESDLVELCLMAIDEKLDEAESKWDPRASIGVVLAAGGYPADYAKGDVISLPTSEVEGQKVFHAGTTNNESGDVVTNGGRVLCATALGNTVSEAQERAYALTKQVSWNGMFHRNDIGYRAIARENEAK; this is translated from the coding sequence ATGAATGTACTAATTATTGGTGCTGGCGGTCGTGAGCACGCTTTAGGCTGGAAAGCGGCACAAAACCCAAACGTTGAAACTGTATTCATCGCTCCAGGTAACGCAGGTACGGCACTTGAGCCTAAACTTGAAAACGTAAACATCGACGTTGAAGACATCGCTGGTTTAGTCGCGTTTGCTCAAGAGAAAAAAATAGAACTGACCATCGTTGGCCCTGAAGCCCCTTTAGTTATTGGTGTGGTTGACGCATTCCGTGAAGTGGGTCTACCAATCTTTGGCCCTACTCAAGCGGCGGCGCAGCTTGAAGGTTCGAAAGCATTCACCAAAGACTTCCTAGCTCGTCATGATATCCCAACCGGTTCTTACGCAAACTTCACTGAGATTGTGCCAGCTCTCGCTTACGTACGTGAGCAAGGCGCTCCAATCGTAGTAAAAGCGGACGGCCTTGCAGCGGGTAAAGGCGTTATCGTTGCGATGACCCTTGAAGAAGCAGAAGACGCAATCAAAGACATGCTAGCAGGCAACGCATTTGGCGAAGCTGGCAGCCGCGTGGTTATCGAAGAGTTTCTTGAAGGCGAAGAAGCAAGCTTCATCGTAATGGTTGACGGTTCTAGCGTCCTTCCTATGGCCACCAGTCAAGACCACAAACGTGTTGGCGACAAAGATACAGGCCCTAACACAGGTGGCATGGGTGCTTACTCTCCAGCTCCTGTTGTGACACCAGAAATCCACAACCGTATCCTTGAGGAAGTTATTTACCCAACAGTACGTGGTATGGACGCAGAAGGTGCACCTTACACTGGTTTCCTTTACGCTGGCCTAATGATCGATGCTGACGGCACTCCGAAAGTTATCGAATACAACTGCCGATTCGGCGATCCAGAAACGCAACCTATCATGATGCGTATGGAGTCAGACCTTGTTGAACTTTGCTTAATGGCCATTGACGAGAAACTAGATGAAGCGGAATCTAAGTGGGATCCACGTGCTTCTATCGGTGTTGTTCTTGCGGCTGGCGGTTACCCTGCTGACTACGCAAAAGGTGACGTTATTTCACTACCAACAAGCGAAGTTGAAGGCCAAAAGGTTTTCCACGCAGGTACGACAAATAACGAATCAGGCGACGTTGTGACAAACGGTGGTCGTGTACTTTGTGCAACAGCACTGGGTAACACGGTTTCTGAGGCTCAGGAACGCGCATACGCGTTAACTAAGCAAGTTAGCTGGAATGGTATGTTCCACCGCAATGACATTGGTTACCGTGCGATTGCTCGTGAAAATGAAGCAAAATAA
- the hupA gene encoding nucleoid-associated protein HU-alpha — translation MNKTQLIDFIAEKADLSKAQAKAALEATLGSVTEALKDGDQVQLIGFGTFKVNHRAARTGRNPKTGAEIQIAAANVPAFVAGKALKDSVK, via the coding sequence ATGAACAAGACCCAATTAATCGACTTTATTGCTGAAAAAGCAGATCTATCAAAAGCTCAAGCGAAAGCTGCTCTAGAAGCTACTCTTGGTAGCGTGACTGAAGCACTTAAAGACGGTGACCAGGTTCAACTAATTGGTTTTGGTACATTTAAAGTAAATCACCGTGCAGCGCGTACAGGCCGTAATCCAAAGACGGGTGCTGAAATCCAAATTGCTGCAGCTAACGTTCCGGCTTTTGTGGCAGGTAAAGCACTGAAAGATTCAGTAAAGTAA